AGGAAATAGAGGTAGAACAAAAGTTGAGCTCTATCCGCAGCATCCATTTTCTTGCTTTTTTTGATTTCGTGGATCTCAATTCGTTTTCCTGTTTTCACAAAATCAATGCTTATACCATCAATAGTAATGTTTTTAGAGTTTTTCTTATACCGGTCTTCATGCAAAATCTTTCCCAGAGCAACATTATCGTTTCCTCTCTCAAGATTAATGTTATGAGAAAAAAGCCATAGTTTTGTCTTGCAGACATGATAGTAATTTACCTTAACTCCAGTAATACGGACCGAGTCCAGGAAAACTTCTGCGTAAATGTTTGTTTCTGGCTCACCCTCCTGCCCATCTAAACCATGATTTGTGTCTTTAACCGGTTCGTCAGTCATTCCATAATCCCCTTACTTTG
This DNA window, taken from Desulforegulaceae bacterium, encodes the following:
- the cas4 gene encoding CRISPR-associated protein Cas4, with protein sequence MTDEPVKDTNHGLDGQEGEPETNIYAEVFLDSVRITGVKVNYYHVCKTKLWLFSHNINLERGNDNVALGKILHEDRYKKNSKNITIDGISIDFVKTGKRIEIHEIKKSKKMDAADRAQLLFYLYFLKKRGFDAIGVLNYPLLNKIEKIEMNTEDETKTERDIEEIKKIVLGSMPLTVHKKICSKCAYEEFCFCGECNDNNYE